In a single window of the Mesoplodon densirostris isolate mMesDen1 chromosome 18, mMesDen1 primary haplotype, whole genome shotgun sequence genome:
- the LOC132478900 gene encoding forkhead box protein J1-like — protein sequence MAESWLRVSGAGAAEEAGPEGGLEEPNALNDSLTSLQWLQDFSFLNAEVPALPSADTDPHGYHELSGSAEPGSPLAADPACLGQPHTPGKPTSLCTPRSAPSGLQASPPDDVDYATNPHVKPPYSYATLICMAMQASKATKITLSAIYKWITDSFCYFRHADPTWQNSIRHNLSLKKGFIKMPREKDEPGKGGFWRIDPQYAERLLSGALKKRRLPPVHIHPAFARQAAPEPSAAPWAGPLTVSTEAQQLLREFEEATGEAGWGAGEGRLGRKRQHPLPKQEAKVPRPSSPLLLTPEEQGELEPLKGNFDWEAILDAGTLDGELGTLETSELIPPLSPASHGDVDLTIHGHHIDCPVTWGPPVEQATDSLDFDETFLATSFLEHPWDESTRSSLPPEPLFEAGDATLASDLHDWASLGAFL from the exons atggcggagagctggctacgcgtctcgggagcaggggcagcggaggaggccggaccggaaggcggcctggaggagcccaacgccctgaatgacagcctgaccagcctgcagtggctgcaggacttctcctttctcaacgCCGAGGTCCCCGCCCTGCCTTCGGCGGACAccgacccccacggctaccacgagctgtcaggctcggccgagccgGGGTCTCCCCTGGCGGCGGACCCCGCCTGCCTGGGGcagccgcacacacccggcaagcccacgtCCTTGTGcacgccgcggagcgccccctcggggctgcaggcctcgcctcccgacgacgtggactacgccaccaacccgcacgtgaagccgccctactcgtatgccacgctcatctgcatggccatgcaggccagcaaggccaccaagatcaccctgtcggccatctacaagtggatcacggacagtttctgttacttccgccacgctgatcccacctggcag aactccatccgccacaacctgtccctgaagaAGGGCTTCATCAAGATGCCCCGGGAGAAGGacgagccaggcaaggggggctTCTGGCGCATCGAcccccagtacgccgagcggctgctgagtggggccttgaagaagcggcggctgcccccagtccacatccacccggcctttgcccgCCAGGCCGCGCCAGAGCCcagcgccgccccatgggccgggccactgaccgtgagcaccgaggcccagcagctgctgcgggagttcgaggaggccactggggaggcgggctggggtgcaggcgagggcaggctggggcgtaagcgtcaacacccgctgcccaagcaggaggccaaggtcCCGCGGCCCTCtagccccctgctgctgaccccggaggagcagggtgagctggaacccctcaagggcaactttgactgggaggccatcttggacgctggcacgctggacggggagctgggcacgctggagacctcggagctgatcccgccgctgagccctgcctcccacggggacgtggacctcaccatccatggccaccacatcgactgccctgttacctgggggcctccagtggagcaggctaccgacagcctggacttcgatgagaccttcctggccacatccttcctggagcacccctgggacgagagcacccgtagctccctgccccccgagcccctctttgaggccggggatgccacactggcctctgacctgcatgactgggccagcctgggcgccttcttgtaa